The Deltaproteobacteria bacterium genome has a segment encoding these proteins:
- a CDS encoding glycosyltransferase — MAVFSCYPADPRVRREAEVLAKAGIGVDVICLRNKGERAIEAYGSITAHRIMKWPERTESLFRYFTTSSLFGVLSFFKLLSLTLRQRYSLIQVHNMPDHLVFVGLAHRIAGVPVILDLHDLTVELYESRTRGSAMAALLPFVKAAEKLSCAFADKVLTTSPGFRQRLIERGVDPGKIVLVFNSADNAIFSAPPAREWRKIEDGPALLYHGTVARRFGLHIAVEAVSILRKRLPNTRLSIYGKYDPSYREELEELIRERSLSEHVRLYGYLPLDKVSETIGASDMGVVPYLDDPFMRLALSTKIFEYVCMRMPVVASRLESIMSVFGEDGINYFSPGDPKDLALRIEECCKDPVERKSFTERAARSYDVVAWPVMSEVYLGAVNGLIEGQ, encoded by the coding sequence ATGGCGGTATTTTCATGCTACCCGGCAGACCCGAGGGTAAGGCGCGAGGCCGAGGTGCTCGCGAAAGCCGGAATCGGGGTCGATGTCATATGCCTCCGGAACAAGGGAGAGCGGGCCATTGAGGCCTACGGCAGTATAACGGCGCACAGGATAATGAAATGGCCCGAGCGGACCGAGAGCCTTTTCAGGTATTTCACGACGTCTTCACTCTTCGGGGTACTCTCGTTTTTTAAGCTTTTGAGCCTGACGCTGCGGCAGCGGTACAGCCTCATCCAGGTGCATAACATGCCGGACCACCTGGTGTTCGTGGGTCTCGCCCACAGGATAGCGGGAGTGCCAGTAATCCTCGACCTCCACGACCTGACGGTAGAGCTCTACGAATCCCGGACGCGTGGGTCGGCTATGGCCGCGCTCCTGCCGTTCGTTAAGGCTGCTGAAAAGCTCTCATGCGCGTTCGCCGACAAGGTACTTACGACGAGCCCCGGTTTCAGGCAGAGGCTCATAGAAAGGGGCGTTGACCCCGGGAAGATTGTGCTCGTCTTCAACTCCGCCGATAACGCGATCTTCAGCGCCCCTCCCGCTCGGGAGTGGCGGAAGATAGAAGACGGACCGGCGCTCCTCTACCACGGCACGGTGGCCCGGAGGTTCGGCCTTCACATTGCGGTAGAAGCCGTGTCCATCCTGAGGAAAAGGCTGCCGAACACCCGCCTCTCAATTTACGGCAAGTACGACCCGTCTTACAGGGAGGAGCTCGAAGAACTCATAAGGGAGCGGTCGCTTTCGGAGCATGTGCGCCTTTACGGCTACCTGCCGCTCGATAAGGTAAGCGAGACCATCGGCGCGTCGGACATGGGAGTCGTCCCGTACCTCGACGACCCTTTCATGAGGCTCGCCCTCTCGACCAAGATATTCGAGTACGTGTGCATGAGGATGCCTGTAGTGGCTTCAAGGCTCGAGTCGATAATGTCGGTCTTCGGCGAGGACGGCATAAATTACTTCAGCCCCGGGGACCCGAAGGACCTTGCGCTCCGTATAGAAGAGTGCTGCAAAGACCCGGTCGAAAGGAAGAGCTTTACCGAGAGGGCGGCTCGCTCCTACGACGTAGTCGCCTGGCCCGTCATGTCCGAGGTCTACCTGGGCGCGGTCAACGGCCTTATAGAGGGGCAGTGA
- a CDS encoding glycosyltransferase family 2 protein — translation MPDVSVIIVNWNARDYLLKCLASLRSGLGRLDAEVIVVDNASSDGSARAVREGFPEVKLLEQDENLGFARANNIGMRESSAGYVCLVNSDVIVLDGSLEELHRFLEARPEAALAGPRVLNPDESLQPTCRRFPSLRGSLLSAIGLDGWNYFSHDRTARVEALSGCLLMIRRKAIDDVGMLDERFFFYAEDKDWCKRFHDAGYENWYCTEAEAVHYGGSSSGLAPVRFYVEMQKANLKYWEKHRGRAARAAYVAITLLHQLVRFARSGALYILKPAERRSAAHKAKRSAACLKWLLTGGDAAQP, via the coding sequence ATGCCGGACGTATCGGTAATTATCGTAAACTGGAACGCGAGGGACTACCTATTGAAGTGCCTGGCCTCGCTCCGGTCCGGACTCGGAAGGCTCGACGCCGAGGTCATTGTAGTCGACAACGCCTCTTCCGACGGCTCGGCCCGGGCGGTAAGGGAAGGGTTCCCTGAGGTCAAGTTGCTTGAGCAGGACGAAAACCTGGGCTTTGCCAGGGCCAATAACATCGGCATGAGGGAGAGTAGCGCTGGATACGTCTGCCTGGTAAATTCGGACGTAATCGTCCTCGACGGCTCCCTTGAAGAGCTCCACCGGTTCCTCGAGGCCCGCCCCGAAGCCGCCCTTGCGGGACCGAGGGTGCTGAACCCCGACGAGAGCCTGCAACCCACGTGCAGGCGCTTTCCCAGCCTACGCGGAAGCCTCCTATCGGCAATCGGGCTCGACGGCTGGAATTACTTTTCGCACGACAGGACCGCCAGGGTCGAGGCCCTGAGCGGATGCCTTCTGATGATAAGGCGGAAGGCCATAGACGATGTGGGGATGCTCGACGAGAGGTTCTTTTTCTATGCCGAGGACAAGGACTGGTGCAAAAGGTTCCATGACGCGGGTTACGAGAACTGGTACTGCACCGAGGCCGAGGCGGTCCACTACGGAGGATCGAGCTCGGGCCTTGCCCCTGTGAGGTTCTATGTAGAAATGCAAAAGGCCAACCTCAAATACTGGGAAAAGCACAGGGGGAGAGCCGCAAGGGCCGCATACGTCGCTATAACCCTCCTGCACCAGCTCGTGAGGTTCGCGAGGTCGGGCGCGCTCTACATCCTAAAGCCAGCGGAAAGGAGGTCGGCCGCGCACAAGGCCAAAAGGAGCGCCGCATGCCTTAAATGGCTCCTTACCGGCGGGGACGCGGCCCAACCTTAA
- a CDS encoding polysaccharide pyruvyl transferase family protein, with the protein MKVFLLGASFNTRNMGVGALTAGAIKCILNWNPEAEIGILDYAKAGEFHNFAFKGREVLVKLVNIRFSKKLFLPNNIALLIFLAAFARIMPEGIRRRIIDENAILSELHSADMAVSIAGGDSLSDIYGLGRFIYVALPQLLVILMGKQLIQLPQTYGPYRSRLSRAVTRFLLDNSTMVYSRDYEGVAEARRLLGISGKGEKVLFCHDVGFVLDPVKPESMAVEGAAFDCAGEASSVVGLNVSGLLYMGGYTRDNMFGLRLDYRLLVREVIDFLITRKRAQVVLIPHVFGGSEHPESDAEACRKVYDELKAAYGGNLSLVHGVYAPGEIKHIIGMCGFFIGSRMHSCIAALSQGVPAVAIAYSDKFKGVMETVGRGSSVADPCSLDSEGVLGIIEKAYEERAAITAELKAVMPEVRENVLGLLYSLAPEPGRETA; encoded by the coding sequence TTGAAGGTATTTCTCCTGGGAGCGTCCTTCAATACGAGGAACATGGGCGTTGGCGCGCTCACGGCGGGGGCCATCAAGTGCATCCTTAACTGGAACCCGGAGGCGGAGATAGGCATACTCGACTACGCGAAGGCGGGAGAGTTCCACAACTTCGCCTTCAAGGGACGTGAGGTGCTCGTAAAACTCGTAAACATAAGGTTCTCAAAAAAACTCTTCCTTCCGAACAACATCGCCCTGCTCATCTTTCTCGCGGCCTTTGCGCGCATAATGCCCGAAGGCATCCGGAGGCGGATAATAGACGAAAACGCAATCTTAAGCGAGCTTCACTCGGCCGACATGGCCGTATCGATCGCCGGCGGCGACAGCCTGAGCGACATATACGGCCTGGGGCGGTTCATATACGTAGCGCTCCCCCAGCTACTCGTAATACTCATGGGAAAACAGCTCATACAGCTCCCGCAGACCTACGGCCCTTACAGGAGCAGGCTTTCGAGGGCCGTGACCAGGTTCCTGCTCGACAACTCCACAATGGTCTATTCAAGGGACTACGAGGGTGTCGCTGAGGCCAGACGCCTCCTCGGGATTTCCGGCAAGGGCGAAAAAGTCCTGTTCTGCCACGATGTAGGGTTCGTGCTGGACCCCGTTAAGCCGGAGAGCATGGCAGTCGAAGGGGCAGCCTTCGACTGCGCCGGTGAGGCGTCTTCGGTCGTGGGATTAAACGTGAGCGGTCTTCTTTACATGGGAGGATACACCAGGGACAACATGTTCGGCCTGAGGCTCGACTACAGGCTTCTCGTAAGGGAGGTAATCGACTTTCTCATTACCAGGAAACGCGCGCAGGTCGTCCTTATACCGCACGTCTTCGGCGGTAGCGAGCACCCGGAGAGCGACGCCGAGGCGTGCCGGAAGGTATATGACGAACTCAAGGCGGCTTACGGCGGAAATCTTTCCCTCGTGCACGGCGTCTACGCCCCCGGAGAGATAAAGCACATAATCGGGATGTGCGGATTCTTCATAGGCTCGCGGATGCACTCCTGCATAGCGGCGCTTTCGCAGGGCGTGCCGGCCGTGGCCATAGCCTACAGCGATAAATTCAAGGGTGTAATGGAGACGGTCGGCAGAGGCTCGTCGGTTGCCGACCCGTGCTCGCTCGATTCAGAGGGCGTGCTCGGTATCATCGAAAAGGCCTACGAGGAGAGGGCCGCCATAACTGCGGAACTCAAGGCAGTGATGCCGGAAGTGAGGGAAAACGTCCTCGGCCTCCTTTACTCCCTGGCCCCTGAGCCGGGGCGGGAAACGGCATGA
- a CDS encoding glycosyltransferase family 2 protein → MGHDARYSVISPVKDEEAYIGHTAESMLSQRLKPLEWVIVDDGSKDRTPEIVEGYASKHPWIRLVRLQGSERVRGGHIVRLFYEGYAALKARDCDFVVKLDADLSFGPDFFERALDCMARNPGLGITSGISHIRKGETLEEEKSAEGHTLGACKIYRVKCLEEIGGLVEAMGWDGIDEIKARMRGWEAWPVPGLKVIHLRPEGRAKGLFRSGLERGRGSYFMGYHPAFFALRALKCLLKSPLDGLGMAAGYAGSLLGKKERIDDAEFIKEIRSSQLKRLFHRERA, encoded by the coding sequence ATGGGCCATGACGCGCGATACTCGGTCATAAGCCCCGTAAAGGACGAGGAGGCCTATATCGGGCATACCGCGGAGTCCATGCTCTCGCAGAGGCTTAAGCCGCTCGAATGGGTCATAGTCGACGACGGCTCAAAAGACAGGACCCCGGAAATAGTCGAAGGATACGCCTCGAAACATCCCTGGATAAGGCTTGTGAGGCTCCAGGGCTCGGAAAGGGTAAGGGGCGGCCACATAGTAAGGCTCTTCTACGAAGGTTATGCGGCGCTCAAGGCCAGGGACTGCGACTTCGTCGTGAAGCTCGATGCGGACCTCTCTTTCGGGCCGGATTTTTTCGAAAGGGCGCTCGATTGCATGGCGAGGAACCCTGGGCTCGGCATAACAAGCGGGATAAGCCATATCCGGAAGGGAGAAACGCTTGAGGAGGAGAAATCGGCGGAGGGGCACACGCTAGGCGCATGCAAGATATACAGGGTCAAGTGCCTTGAAGAGATCGGAGGGCTAGTGGAGGCGATGGGATGGGACGGGATAGACGAGATAAAGGCACGGATGCGGGGCTGGGAGGCATGGCCCGTACCGGGGCTTAAGGTCATTCACTTGAGGCCCGAGGGGCGCGCCAAGGGGCTTTTCAGATCAGGACTGGAGCGCGGGCGCGGCTCCTACTTCATGGGCTACCACCCTGCCTTCTTCGCGCTCAGGGCGCTCAAGTGCCTGTTAAAGTCGCCGCTTGACGGCCTCGGCATGGCGGCCGGATATGCGGGTTCCCTTCTTGGAAAAAAAGAGCGGATAGACGACGCGGAATTTATAAAAGAGATCAGGTCAAGCCAGCTCAAAAGGCTTTTTCACAGGGAAAGGGCATAG
- a CDS encoding glycosyltransferase family 4 protein, which translates to MKRMRRRLAFVTNPLDSAFKSSISIIILELAKRLKSEFDITVYTSRGGTKIDPPGLVVRRLSAAPDSFMRRFTGKLRPLYTLKRPFFSSFLYYPSYSVQLALDLRRLGPDIVHINNFSQFAPVVKALNPGMKLVLHTHNEWLAQLDRETMETRLAKTDLVVCCSDYITSRTRDAFPAHSARVRTLHNGVDYARFSQVRPQDGDRRLICVGRISPEKGLHVIIEAFNIIAPRHPGLELHLIGQERITPREFLVDLSDEQTVRSLAAFYPGSYQKKISKMLAPGLSERVFFIGHVSHQEMIAKYSEAHIFINASFYESFGMPVAEAMACGLPVIATRVGGVPEIVEDGVSGLLVQPGDPIGLGKAIELLIRDRGLRASVSAAGRQRVKDLFNWDRIAGTMAGYYRELAGE; encoded by the coding sequence ATGAAGCGCATGAGACGGAGGCTCGCCTTCGTAACGAACCCGCTCGACTCCGCATTCAAGAGCTCCATAAGCATCATCATCCTGGAGCTTGCGAAGAGGCTCAAAAGCGAGTTCGACATCACCGTCTACACGAGCCGGGGCGGGACCAAAATAGACCCGCCCGGCCTCGTGGTAAGGAGGCTTTCAGCCGCGCCGGACAGCTTCATGCGGAGGTTCACCGGGAAGCTCCGTCCCCTCTACACCTTGAAGAGGCCCTTTTTCAGCTCGTTCCTGTATTATCCCTCCTACTCGGTGCAGCTCGCCCTTGATCTCAGGAGGTTAGGGCCGGATATCGTGCACATCAACAACTTCTCCCAGTTCGCGCCGGTCGTAAAGGCCTTGAACCCGGGGATGAAGCTCGTCCTCCACACGCATAACGAGTGGCTAGCGCAGCTCGACAGGGAGACGATGGAGACGCGGCTGGCGAAGACCGACCTCGTCGTCTGCTGCAGCGACTACATAACCTCAAGGACGCGCGACGCCTTCCCTGCTCACAGCGCCAGGGTAAGGACGCTCCATAACGGGGTCGATTACGCCCGCTTCAGCCAGGTCCGCCCCCAGGACGGCGACAGGAGGCTCATCTGCGTCGGCAGGATAAGCCCGGAAAAGGGGCTCCACGTAATCATAGAGGCCTTCAACATCATAGCACCCAGGCACCCGGGCCTCGAGCTCCACCTTATAGGCCAGGAGCGGATTACCCCGAGGGAGTTCCTGGTCGACTTGAGCGACGAGCAGACGGTGAGGTCGCTTGCCGCCTTTTACCCCGGTAGCTATCAGAAGAAGATATCCAAAATGCTGGCGCCCGGCCTCTCGGAGAGGGTCTTCTTTATCGGTCACGTCAGCCACCAGGAGATGATCGCGAAATACTCGGAGGCGCACATATTCATAAACGCCTCCTTTTACGAGTCCTTCGGGATGCCCGTGGCCGAGGCAATGGCCTGCGGCCTCCCTGTAATCGCCACCAGGGTCGGCGGCGTGCCCGAGATAGTCGAGGACGGCGTATCCGGCCTCCTCGTCCAGCCGGGAGACCCAATCGGCCTGGGCAAGGCCATAGAGCTTCTTATAAGGGACAGGGGCCTCAGGGCGAGCGTCTCCGCCGCCGGGAGGCAGCGCGTAAAGGACCTATTCAACTGGGACCGTATAGCCGGGACGATGGCCGGATATTACAGGGAACTTGCGGGCGAGTAG
- a CDS encoding MOP flippase family protein, which produces MKQSDIKQKIISGSFWTVFSNVCSQVVTFSVTIVLARLLTPGDFGVVAISSVFIGVVILFQDLGMGAAIIQRQNIDDDYLSTSFFVSIIAGVALASLLAAASPFIAAFYNEPILRDILLVSSLGFVLSPLTSIHTSILTKRLEFKKLSLLNLGNHALSGLISVVLALSGYGVWSMVLGKILSQPILVPLVWSIVKWRPKPRLVKKCFTDLFGFSSNLLGFNILNFFARNLDNLIIGKYLGAQALGYYSVAYNLMLKPLQLISWSMGKVLFPVFSSIQGDRARTRAVYLKVVRSISLITFPMMTGLFMVSEEFILSVYGATWEPAILPLKLLCIVGAVQSIGTTGGIIFNSQGRPDLTLKLGVFSSVLIVVAFLVGIRWGLLGLITAYISASIPVFLLGQYVANSLIGVDMLSFIKALAPSTGCSGVMVAFLLGFRYMNGSSLHLGMEYALIVLVLIGITTYLLFAAKVFKVPEVNEALRMVRRKV; this is translated from the coding sequence ATGAAGCAATCCGATATCAAGCAGAAGATCATAAGCGGGAGCTTCTGGACTGTTTTCTCGAACGTCTGCTCCCAGGTCGTAACGTTCTCGGTCACCATAGTCCTCGCGAGGCTACTTACGCCCGGCGACTTCGGCGTGGTAGCCATATCATCGGTCTTCATAGGCGTCGTCATCCTGTTCCAGGACCTCGGCATGGGAGCCGCGATAATACAGCGGCAGAACATCGATGACGACTACCTCTCGACCTCCTTTTTCGTAAGCATAATTGCGGGAGTCGCGCTCGCGTCACTTCTTGCGGCCGCGTCGCCCTTCATAGCGGCATTCTACAATGAACCGATCCTCCGGGACATACTCCTTGTATCTTCGCTCGGTTTTGTCCTCAGCCCGCTTACTTCGATACACACCTCCATCCTCACGAAGAGGCTGGAATTCAAGAAGCTCTCTCTCTTAAACCTCGGGAACCATGCGCTTTCAGGACTTATCTCCGTAGTCCTGGCCCTTTCAGGCTACGGGGTCTGGAGCATGGTGCTTGGAAAGATACTCTCGCAACCGATCCTCGTACCACTCGTCTGGTCCATCGTCAAATGGAGGCCCAAGCCGAGGCTTGTTAAAAAGTGCTTCACGGACCTCTTCGGGTTCAGCTCGAACCTCCTGGGCTTCAATATCCTGAATTTTTTCGCCAGGAACCTCGACAATCTCATAATAGGCAAATACCTGGGAGCGCAGGCCCTCGGATACTATTCAGTGGCCTACAACCTGATGCTCAAGCCCCTTCAACTCATCTCCTGGTCCATGGGAAAAGTGCTCTTCCCGGTATTCTCGAGCATACAGGGCGACAGGGCGCGGACCAGGGCCGTTTACCTCAAGGTAGTGCGCTCCATATCGCTCATAACCTTCCCGATGATGACCGGGCTCTTCATGGTGTCCGAGGAGTTCATCCTCTCCGTCTACGGCGCGACATGGGAGCCGGCCATACTTCCCCTGAAGCTGCTCTGCATCGTGGGCGCCGTACAGTCCATCGGTACGACGGGCGGCATAATCTTCAATTCCCAGGGCAGGCCCGACCTCACGCTCAAGCTAGGAGTCTTCTCATCGGTCCTTATTGTCGTGGCGTTCCTGGTCGGCATAAGATGGGGGCTCCTGGGGCTCATAACGGCGTACATATCGGCTTCCATACCGGTTTTCCTCCTCGGCCAGTATGTAGCGAACAGCCTAATCGGCGTGGACATGCTCTCGTTCATCAAGGCGCTCGCGCCGTCAACCGGGTGTTCGGGCGTAATGGTCGCATTCCTCCTCGGCTTCAGGTACATGAACGGGAGCTCGCTCCACCTCGGGATGGAATATGCGCTCATAGTCCTCGTGCTCATCGGAATAACCACTTATCTCCTCTTTGCCGCGAAGGTCTTCAAGGTGCCTGAAGTGAACGAAGCGCTGCGCATGGTGAGGAGAAAGGTCTGA
- the asnB gene encoding asparagine synthase (glutamine-hydrolyzing), producing MCGICGKLNFDGRPAERAGIEAMTDVMEHRGPDDRGIYMDGPLGLGHRRLSIIDLSPLGRQPMMNEDDSVAVVFNGEIYNYLDIREELRKAGHAFRSLTDTEVIVHAYEEYGADFASRLNGMFAIAVWDGRKRELVLVRDRLGIKPVYYYMDGGFIAFASEIKSLLEDPGVPREVDLQALSNFLTLHYVPGPRTMFRGIMKLQPGHMMTISRGVARLKRYWELKKDVPLVNCMKKAGEEEIANHIFSALKESVRKRLQSDVPVGALLSGGLDSSAILGLMTELSGRPVHSFTAGYSESGDDSVSEFRYSRKAASHFKSSYHETVVTAERFLDYLPRAVWHQDEPIGEPASIPLYFVSRLAKENGVTVILTGEGSDELFAGYNRHWGEVLSRYYMLMPDILKDRLLGPVIRMLPRSPLLKKGHRSMSIRDFRERYMSWHTVFPEDLKRALLLNRDTKNAFKDVFERLMPATEGLEEIDKILLLDLSVWLPDDLLMKKDKMGMAASVEARVPFLDYTFVELAFQIPLNLKVRRLVTKYILKRSMERLLPNEIIYRKKEGFPTPISRWLRSELKDFTIETLCSGDALGHGIFDKSIVRKLVDEHMSGREDHNRMLFPLINFEIWHRLFLGREASHRLNYL from the coding sequence ATGTGCGGCATCTGCGGAAAACTCAACTTTGACGGCAGGCCCGCCGAGAGGGCCGGGATCGAGGCCATGACCGACGTCATGGAGCACAGGGGCCCGGACGACAGGGGCATATACATGGACGGGCCGCTTGGCCTGGGGCACAGAAGGCTCAGCATCATAGACCTCTCCCCTCTCGGACGCCAGCCCATGATGAACGAGGACGACTCCGTGGCGGTCGTATTTAACGGCGAGATATACAATTACCTCGATATCAGGGAAGAGCTCAGGAAGGCGGGCCACGCCTTCAGGTCGCTTACCGATACAGAGGTCATCGTGCACGCGTACGAGGAATACGGGGCTGATTTCGCTTCGCGCCTGAACGGCATGTTCGCCATAGCCGTGTGGGACGGAAGGAAACGCGAGCTCGTGCTCGTCAGGGACAGGCTAGGCATAAAACCCGTCTATTATTACATGGACGGCGGCTTCATCGCCTTCGCCTCTGAAATAAAATCGCTCCTCGAAGACCCCGGCGTGCCGAGGGAGGTGGACCTTCAGGCCCTCTCGAATTTTCTTACTCTCCATTACGTGCCGGGGCCGAGGACCATGTTCAGGGGCATAATGAAGCTCCAGCCCGGACACATGATGACCATAAGCCGGGGCGTTGCGCGGTTAAAGAGGTACTGGGAGCTTAAAAAGGATGTGCCCCTCGTAAACTGCATGAAAAAGGCCGGGGAAGAGGAGATCGCAAACCATATCTTTTCCGCGCTCAAGGAATCGGTAAGGAAGCGCCTGCAGAGCGATGTGCCAGTGGGCGCGCTCTTAAGCGGCGGGCTCGACTCGAGCGCCATACTCGGTCTCATGACCGAGCTCTCCGGCCGCCCGGTCCATTCGTTCACCGCAGGCTATAGCGAATCAGGCGACGACAGCGTCTCCGAGTTCAGGTATTCACGGAAGGCAGCCTCACACTTTAAAAGCAGCTATCACGAGACCGTCGTCACGGCAGAAAGGTTCCTTGATTATCTCCCAAGGGCCGTATGGCACCAGGACGAGCCCATCGGAGAGCCTGCCTCCATCCCGCTCTATTTCGTATCCAGGCTCGCGAAGGAGAACGGCGTGACCGTTATCCTTACCGGCGAGGGCTCGGATGAGCTCTTCGCGGGCTACAACAGGCACTGGGGCGAGGTCCTGTCGAGATACTATATGCTCATGCCTGACATCCTGAAGGACAGGCTATTGGGCCCGGTCATAAGGATGCTCCCCAGGTCCCCTCTCCTCAAAAAAGGACACAGGTCCATGTCAATACGGGACTTCCGAGAGAGATACATGTCTTGGCACACCGTATTCCCCGAGGACCTGAAGCGAGCGCTCCTCTTGAACCGGGACACGAAAAACGCATTCAAGGACGTATTCGAGAGACTCATGCCTGCTACGGAAGGGCTCGAAGAGATTGATAAAATACTGCTTCTCGACTTAAGCGTCTGGCTCCCGGACGACCTTCTGATGAAAAAGGACAAGATGGGCATGGCAGCGTCGGTGGAGGCCAGGGTCCCCTTCCTCGATTACACCTTCGTCGAGCTGGCCTTCCAGATACCTTTAAACCTCAAGGTAAGGAGGCTTGTCACCAAATACATCCTCAAGAGGTCAATGGAACGCCTCCTTCCGAATGAGATAATCTACCGGAAAAAAGAGGGTTTCCCGACGCCCATATCCAGATGGCTCCGCTCGGAACTAAAGGACTTTACTATTGAGACCCTTTGCTCCGGCGACGCGCTGGGGCATGGGATCTTCGACAAAAGTATTGTAAGGAAACTTGTAGACGAGCATATGAGCGGCAGGGAGGACCATAACAGGATGCTTTTCCCGCTAATAAATTTCGAGATATGGCACAGGCTATTCCTTGGCAGGGAGGCCTCGCATAGACTTAATTATTTATGA
- a CDS encoding glycosyltransferase, with product MKIRVLMITHNRPAYTRLSLSRLAETLPPHAKAVVWDNASSEENLKVLRGFEGHPAIEKIIYNRSNDRLRGPTNWFWRNHADADLLGKIDDDCLMPARWVEKLEKAHRDIPDAGIIGCWRFLPEDFNVSKATRKIHSFGAHMILRNCWIEGSGYLMKRKVVEEIGTLRPKETFTTWCIRAAARGYVIGWYYPFLYQEHMDDPRAEHSGIKTDEDLRRLLPLSAAQYGVRTREEWVRRLKGTAQRLQEYSLDPYDFIGFRSKFKRKLYGLLGLAYFPKE from the coding sequence ATGAAAATACGCGTGCTCATGATTACCCACAACAGACCGGCCTACACGAGGCTGTCGCTCTCCAGGCTCGCCGAGACCCTGCCGCCCCACGCGAAGGCCGTGGTCTGGGACAACGCCTCATCGGAAGAGAACCTCAAGGTGCTCCGGGGCTTCGAGGGGCATCCGGCCATAGAGAAGATCATTTATAACAGGAGTAATGACAGGCTGAGGGGCCCAACGAACTGGTTCTGGAGGAACCATGCGGACGCGGACCTCCTGGGGAAAATAGATGACGACTGCCTGATGCCGGCAAGGTGGGTCGAGAAGCTTGAGAAGGCGCACAGGGACATACCCGACGCCGGCATCATCGGCTGCTGGAGGTTCCTGCCGGAGGACTTTAACGTCTCCAAGGCCACAAGGAAGATACATTCGTTCGGGGCCCATATGATACTCAGGAACTGCTGGATAGAGGGCTCCGGGTATCTCATGAAAAGAAAGGTGGTCGAGGAGATAGGGACCCTCAGGCCCAAGGAGACGTTCACGACCTGGTGCATAAGGGCCGCCGCAAGGGGCTACGTCATAGGCTGGTATTATCCTTTTCTCTACCAGGAGCACATGGACGACCCCAGGGCCGAGCACTCCGGCATAAAAACGGACGAGGACTTAAGAAGGCTCCTTCCCCTTTCCGCCGCGCAATACGGCGTGAGGACGCGCGAGGAATGGGTCAGGAGGCTCAAGGGCACGGCCCAGAGACTGCAGGAATACTCGCTGGACCCCTATGATTTCATCGGGTTCAGGTCGAAATTCAAGAGAAAGCTCTACGGGTTGCTCGGGCTAGCCTATTTCCCCAAAGAATGA
- a CDS encoding GNAT family N-acetyltransferase, with protein MQSPDSPISFDSLEEIGEENWNTLASSLDGTVYHHSAWHRAIELTYGIRPVYIVKRGAGGRISSAMPAARLDWKLGKSRLVSYPFSDVCGPLYGTREEADGFIAALARFGTEGLQTEIRSTVRFTPDCFSAYGGYAVYTLRIDRDEGALMEGFHRDCVRRKIKKAFQNGLRAREGNTVADLREFYGLHIRSRKRQGAPVQPFSFFRNIWNELYTRNLASLILVDKGPSAVSGVLLLQLGDTAYYKFGASDERHFGSGASQLAIWTAIKKASHEGRRVFDFGRTFTGNRGLMEFKMRWGAEAFPLYYLHAPGGKVVLKDEGGKAARAAGALFRILPGFSNRLLGRLFYRYLA; from the coding sequence ATGCAGTCTCCTGATTCTCCGATCAGCTTCGACTCACTCGAGGAAATAGGCGAGGAAAACTGGAACACCCTCGCGTCCTCGCTTGACGGCACCGTCTACCACCATTCGGCTTGGCACAGGGCGATTGAGCTCACATACGGGATAAGGCCCGTCTACATCGTTAAAAGGGGCGCTGGCGGCAGAATCTCGTCGGCCATGCCGGCTGCGCGGCTCGATTGGAAGCTCGGCAAAAGCCGTCTCGTCTCATACCCCTTTTCGGACGTATGCGGGCCTCTCTACGGGACGAGGGAAGAGGCGGACGGTTTCATTGCGGCGCTCGCCAGGTTCGGAACGGAGGGCCTTCAGACCGAGATCAGAAGCACAGTCCGCTTTACGCCTGATTGTTTTTCCGCATACGGCGGCTATGCGGTCTACACGCTCCGGATCGACAGGGATGAAGGCGCCCTCATGGAGGGCTTTCACAGGGACTGCGTAAGGAGAAAGATAAAAAAAGCCTTCCAAAACGGGTTGAGGGCAAGGGAAGGTAATACCGTCGCCGACCTCCGCGAGTTCTACGGGCTGCACATCCGGTCCAGAAAGAGGCAGGGCGCGCCGGTCCAGCCCTTCAGCTTCTTCAGGAACATCTGGAATGAGCTTTACACCCGCAATCTTGCCTCGCTCATCTTGGTGGATAAAGGCCCTTCTGCAGTATCAGGGGTACTGCTCCTGCAGCTCGGCGATACCGCTTACTACAAATTCGGGGCTTCGGATGAAAGGCACTTCGGGTCCGGGGCAAGCCAGCTTGCCATCTGGACGGCCATAAAGAAGGCCTCCCACGAAGGGCGCCGCGTCTTCGACTTCGGGAGGACATTCACCGGGAACAGGGGCCTTATGGAGTTCAAGATGAGGTGGGGTGCGGAGGCTTTCCCGCTATATTATCTGCACGCTCCGGGAGGCAAGGTTGTCTTGAAGGACGAAGGCGGAAAAGCCGCGCGCGCGGCAGGCGCCCTCTTCAGGATCCTGCCGGGCTTCTCGAACAGGCTCCTCGGAAGGCTCTTCTACAGGTACCTCGCCTAA